GGAACAGGTAACCGTTGTCGTCCAGGTAACCGGCGTCCCCCGTGTGGTACCAGCCGCCCCGGAACACCTCCTCGGTGGCCTCGGGCTTGTTCCAGTACTCCCGCATGAAGTTGCCGGCCCGGGCGCACACCTCGCCGGGGGTGCCGGCGGGGAGCTCGTTGCCCTCGGGGTCCTGGATGGACAGCACGACGCCGGGAACCGGTCGCCCGGCCGAGCGCAGGCGGTCGCCGCCGGCCTGGTGGTCCTCGGGGCGCAGGAAGGTGAGCACCGACGAGCACTCGGTCATGCCGTAGCCCTGGCTGATCTCGAGGTCGGGGTACAGCTCGATCAGCTTGTCGAGGGTGGCCGCGGGCATGGGGGAGGCGCCGTAGGTGAGTAGGCGCAGCGAGGCGAGACGCTCGGGGCGGAACTCGGGGTGGTTCAGCACCATGGCGATCATGGTGGGGACCATCACGGTCTGGGTGACGCCATGGGTCTCGATGAGGTCCATCACGCCGGCTGGGTCGAACAGCGGGATGGTGACGTTGACCGCGCCCGAGGAGGCGATGCCGAGGACGCCGGCCATGGAGGCGGCGTGGAACAGCGGCGTCTGGTGCAGGTACACCTGGCTCGGGTCGAAGCTCTGGACCGCAGCGACGTGGTACAGGTTCAGCATCTCGGCGCGCTGGTCGAGCAGCACGCCCTTCGGCAGTCCCGTGGTGCCGCCGGTGTACATGAGGACGACGGGGTCGTCCTCCTCGGGCTCCTCGGGCACGTCGGTGGTGCCCGCGGCGAGCAGGTCCTCGTACTTGACCGTGTGGGGGACGTCGGCGTCGCCGATGAGCACGATGTGACGCAGGGGGCTCTCGCCCTCGGCGAAGGCGGACGCGAGGTGCTGGGCGAACATGGCGTCGACGAAGGCCACCTCGGTGCCCGAGTCGCGGATGATGTAGTCCAGCTCCTTGCCGGCCAGGCGCAGGTTGAGGGGGTTGACCACGCCGGCGCCGAGGAACGCCGCGTGGTACAGCTCGATGTACTGGGCGCTGTTGGTGGCCATCACCGCGAAGCGGTCGGACCGCTCGATACCGAGCTCGCTCTTCAGTGCGTTGGCGAGGCGCAGCACCCGTTCGCCGTGCTCGGCGTAGGTGCGCTGGGTGGTGCCGTCGATCGTCGCGATCGAGTCGGCGTTGGCCCCGACGGCCGGCAGGAACATGCGCGAGTACACGAGCTCTTTCATGGACCTGACGCTAGCCGTGACGTCCGTCACGCCGCCGGGTGCAACCCGCCAGAACCTTCCGCCCGTGCGT
This region of Acidimicrobiales bacterium genomic DNA includes:
- a CDS encoding long-chain-fatty-acid--CoA ligase, whose amino-acid sequence is MKELVYSRMFLPAVGANADSIATIDGTTQRTYAEHGERVLRLANALKSELGIERSDRFAVMATNSAQYIELYHAAFLGAGVVNPLNLRLAGKELDYIIRDSGTEVAFVDAMFAQHLASAFAEGESPLRHIVLIGDADVPHTVKYEDLLAAGTTDVPEEPEEDDPVVLMYTGGTTGLPKGVLLDQRAEMLNLYHVAAVQSFDPSQVYLHQTPLFHAASMAGVLGIASSGAVNVTIPLFDPAGVMDLIETHGVTQTVMVPTMIAMVLNHPEFRPERLASLRLLTYGASPMPAATLDKLIELYPDLEISQGYGMTECSSVLTFLRPEDHQAGGDRLRSAGRPVPGVVLSIQDPEGNELPAGTPGEVCARAGNFMREYWNKPEATEEVFRGGWYHTGDAGYLDDNGYLFLVDRVKDMIVTGGENVYSAEVESAISKHEAVAQVAVIGIPHETWGEQVHAIVVLKPDAEATEAEIIDHARESIAGYKLPKSVEFRAEPLPLSGAMKVLKK